The DNA sequence TAGGTTAAGGTAAACATAAAAGTCACTAGACTGCTTTAACTCCCGTCTAGTCTAAACTGATCCACTCAGTGTGTTTGAACAGACATCATGCAGCATAATTATGCTGTTCTCAACACAGCTTGcatcacatttacattcatttttattttgttgttgtgcaAATGTAATAGTCTGTTCCAGGCAGTTGTCATTAATAAAGACTTCCTCCACCAGTGGTTACCACACAGGAAGCTGGCACTACCCAGTGGGAGTCATAAAGACTTCctacttcttctacttctttACCTCCTCATTTGCATGCAGGACAGACATTGTGTGATGAAGCAAGGTTCAGtggtgtaaaaacaacacttgTTTACCGTAGCATGCTACATGCTCTTCATGTGACTTGTGCAAACCAGGGGATGAAAAGTCTGTCTTGCaggttttatactgtaaataaacaggTATTGTACCAACAAGTCATTTTGAGTTTGAGTCAAAATtccaacatttaaaatgatttacattCCACAGTAAAAAGGTCTGAACCTAAATGACAAAAGGTTTCAAGTACAACTGGTTTGTTTTAGATGGTACATGACTTTTATTCATCACTGTGGCATGAGTGCAGTATCTGAAATTCTGTGTCAGTGCATTAAATTGCCAATAATGACAGAGTCTAAAATGAAGTGCGACCAGAACAAAAAAGGCACTTCTGTGACCTATTTGTAACTtacaaattcaaacaaacaaaaaaacaaagcccTGTACAATCTATAGCTCGATATCACTTAACGTTAATTTAATAGATACTATCCTAAAGTTAGCACCACAGCTTACCACAGAAATGTACAGATATACAAGCACATGTAGCATTCAATATCATAACTGTCCTGCTGTTCAGTGATCACATTCCCTTCCAGGTCACTGGCGGAGTAATTGCACCTAACACAATTACAGTATATTCCACAGGAAAAGGATGGGTACGAGTAAGCAGTAATAATGAATCCACAGATGTGAACAAAGTGTCATATAGTAATACTGCAGAACAGAGGCTGTCAACGACAGGTCCGTATGTTTGCCCTGAGATGAAGACTGAGATCATATAACACTTCTTTGGCAGGTCATAAAGCACAAAAAATCCATCTCCAGTTTTCTCATGGAGTTTTTGGGGTTCTATAGAACGGATTTTAATACCTTTCATGCTGAGTTTAGCAACCCCACTGTCACACTGAAGACTCATTGTGGAACACTTTAGCTTTGAGATTCCTCAGGCTGCACTGCAGGTTGGAGCTGGTTTCTGACTGCAGGGCTTCTGAGAACTTGACGTCATATGAACGACTGACCTGAGACTTCCTCTTGATGGAGTTCTGGATGGTCTCCGAGGTGAAGTAGTACACAATGGGATCAAAGCAGCAGTTGGAAACAGCAATGCAGAGGGCTATTGGGTAGATGGTTCGGACCACCGACTCCACAAAACAGCCTTTCAAGGTTTTAGTGCGGACCAGTGCATAAAAAACCaagtttacattgtaagggataaaacaaaaacagaaaataaagaggTGCACAATTATCATGCGCAGGATCTTGGTTTTGTTGAGCTTCCCTCCATGACTGATGGTTTGGGGGCGACGCAGGGTCTGCAACACCATGATGGAGCAACATACGTTGAGTAGCAGCGGGATGATGAAGCCCACTGTTTCTATGAAAATCACCACCTTAGACAGGTGAGACTTCCACTGATCGGAGGAGAAGTTCTCGAAGCAGAATGTGGTATTGTCATTGTTTGTCTTGTTGGAGGTGCTCTTCAACATGAACCCTGTGGGGAGACTCCCTGAAAGAACCAGCACCCATACTGCAATACACACTATCTTAGCATTGCGCTTGGTCCTAAGCGTCCTTGAGCGAAAAGGGTGCACAATGGCCAAAAAGCGATCCACGCTAATGCAGGTGAGAAAGAGCATGCTGCCATACATGTTTGTGTAAAACAGCGAGACGGAGACCTTGCAGAGTGTGCTTCCAAAAGGCCAACTCCTGTTGATGAAGTAGAAGACCCTCAGAGGCAAggtgaaaacaaaca is a window from the Thunnus thynnus chromosome 7, fThuThy2.1, whole genome shotgun sequence genome containing:
- the lpar6a gene encoding lysophosphatidic acid receptor 6a, with the protein product MSNTTLNCSKNDGFKYPLYSTIFSIVFVVGLITNVVAIYIFTCSLKLKNETTTYMINLVVSDLLFVFTLPLRVFYFINRSWPFGSTLCKVSVSLFYTNMYGSMLFLTCISVDRFLAIVHPFRSRTLRTKRNAKIVCIAVWVLVLSGSLPTGFMLKSTSNKTNNDNTTFCFENFSSDQWKSHLSKVVIFIETVGFIIPLLLNVCCSIMVLQTLRRPQTISHGGKLNKTKILRMIIVHLFIFCFCFIPYNVNLVFYALVRTKTLKGCFVESVVRTIYPIALCIAVSNCCFDPIVYYFTSETIQNSIKRKSQVSRSYDVKFSEALQSETSSNLQCSLRNLKAKVFHNESSV